The following are encoded together in the Naumannella cuiyingiana genome:
- a CDS encoding long-chain-fatty-acid--CoA ligase, with protein sequence MNIATWVSEQASARPEAPAIKQGELVLSYGVLQAAVQRCARLLADRGVGPGDRVALIMPNVAYFPITYFAALWLGATVLPQNPLLKAGEIEYLWNDAEPRVAFVLEMFAEEAIKAANATGVDVIVVRPGEFDQLVAGQEPVAELTERAGEDTAVLLYTSGTTGQPKGAELTHENLRSNVVTCGETLLEISPDDVLFGGLPLFHVFGQTCAMNCAIAFGACLTLMPKFDAAGALKIIAEDKVTIFEGVPTMYMGLIAAQSAGNHDVSSVRVAISGGAAIPVETLAEVQRVFGFKLLEGYGLSETSPVASFNHPDRPAKAGSIGQAIRGVEMRLVDDDDVEVAEGEIGEIAIRGENVMRGYWKNPEATAEAIRDGWFHSGDLARRDSEGFYFIVDRKKDMILRNGYNVYPREVEEVLYTHPAVAEAAVLGVPHPTHGEEIAAVVTLREGASASEDELRDYVKERIAAYKYPRIIRFGGLPKGPTGKILKREITIDEA encoded by the coding sequence ATGAACATCGCGACATGGGTGTCCGAACAGGCCTCCGCCCGGCCCGAGGCGCCGGCCATCAAGCAGGGCGAGCTGGTGCTCAGCTACGGGGTGCTGCAGGCCGCCGTGCAGCGCTGCGCGCGGCTGCTCGCCGACCGCGGCGTCGGCCCGGGCGACCGCGTCGCGCTGATCATGCCGAACGTGGCGTACTTCCCGATCACCTACTTCGCAGCACTCTGGCTCGGCGCAACCGTGCTGCCCCAGAACCCGCTGCTGAAGGCCGGCGAGATCGAGTACCTGTGGAACGACGCCGAGCCGCGCGTCGCGTTCGTGCTGGAGATGTTCGCCGAGGAGGCGATCAAGGCCGCGAACGCGACCGGCGTCGACGTGATCGTCGTCCGGCCGGGCGAGTTCGACCAACTGGTCGCCGGCCAGGAACCCGTCGCCGAGCTCACCGAGCGCGCCGGCGAGGACACCGCGGTGCTGCTCTACACCTCCGGCACCACGGGCCAACCCAAGGGCGCCGAGCTCACCCACGAGAACCTGCGCAGCAATGTCGTCACCTGCGGCGAGACGCTGCTGGAGATCTCGCCCGACGACGTGTTGTTCGGCGGCCTGCCGCTGTTCCACGTCTTCGGCCAGACCTGCGCCATGAACTGCGCGATCGCGTTCGGCGCCTGCCTCACGCTGATGCCGAAGTTCGACGCCGCGGGTGCGCTGAAGATCATCGCCGAGGACAAGGTGACGATCTTCGAGGGCGTGCCGACGATGTACATGGGCCTGATCGCCGCGCAGAGCGCCGGCAACCACGACGTCTCGTCGGTACGGGTGGCGATCTCCGGCGGCGCGGCCATCCCGGTCGAGACGCTGGCGGAGGTCCAGCGCGTGTTCGGCTTCAAGCTGTTGGAGGGTTACGGGCTGTCGGAGACCTCGCCGGTGGCCTCGTTCAACCATCCCGACCGGCCGGCGAAGGCCGGCTCGATCGGTCAGGCGATCCGCGGTGTCGAGATGCGCCTGGTCGACGACGACGATGTCGAGGTGGCCGAGGGCGAGATCGGCGAGATCGCGATCCGCGGCGAGAACGTGATGCGCGGCTACTGGAAGAACCCCGAGGCCACCGCCGAGGCGATCCGCGACGGTTGGTTCCACAGCGGCGACCTCGCCCGCCGCGACTCCGAGGGCTTCTACTTCATCGTCGACCGCAAGAAGGACATGATCCTCCGCAACGGCTACAACGTGTACCCGCGCGAGGTCGAGGAGGTGCTCTACACCCACCCGGCCGTCGCCGAGGCGGCGGTGCTCGGCGTACCGCACCCGACCCACGGCGAGGAGATCGCCGCGGTGGTCACCCTGCGCGAAGGTGCGAGCGCGTCGGAGGACGAGCTGCGCGACTACGTCAAGGAGCGGATCGCGGCGTACAAGTACCCGCGGATCATCCGCTTCGGCGGGCTGCCGAAGGGTCCGACCGGCAAGATCCTCAAGCGCGAGATCACCATCGACGAGGCCTGA
- a CDS encoding response regulator, with the protein MPELPTSPITVGVVDDQPLLVSAFVALIDNQPDLHVVGTAADGEQAVTLAARARPDVLLMDLRMPVLDGVEATRRIARAAPRPRILVLTTFNVDELVTGAIGAGARGFLLKDADPGVVLDGIRAVHRGEAVLDPAVTGHVVAALQQAPPPAAAELAGRLTARETEVLALVARGASNAEIAAELFIAETTVKTHIGNLLLKLAARDRVALVVLAHTMGLARPGTLPSLPRDGDPPSA; encoded by the coding sequence ATGCCTGAGCTGCCGACGTCACCGATCACCGTCGGCGTCGTGGATGATCAGCCGTTGCTGGTCTCCGCGTTCGTCGCACTGATCGACAACCAGCCCGACCTGCACGTGGTCGGCACGGCCGCGGACGGGGAACAGGCCGTCACGCTGGCCGCCCGGGCGCGGCCGGACGTGTTGTTGATGGACCTGCGGATGCCCGTGTTGGACGGGGTGGAGGCGACCCGGCGGATCGCGCGAGCGGCGCCGCGGCCGCGCATCCTGGTGCTGACCACGTTCAACGTCGACGAGCTGGTCACCGGCGCGATCGGTGCCGGCGCGCGGGGTTTCCTGCTCAAGGATGCCGACCCCGGAGTCGTCCTGGACGGCATCCGCGCGGTGCACCGCGGCGAGGCCGTCCTCGACCCGGCCGTCACCGGCCACGTCGTGGCCGCCCTGCAGCAGGCCCCGCCGCCGGCCGCCGCCGAGCTGGCCGGCCGGCTGACCGCCCGCGAGACCGAGGTCCTCGCGCTCGTCGCGCGCGGCGCGAGCAATGCCGAGATCGCCGCGGAGCTGTTCATCGCCGAGACCACCGTGAAGACCCACATCGGCAACCTGCTGCTCAAGCTCGCTGCCCGCGACCGGGTAGCGCTGGTCGTGCTCGCCCACACGATGGGCCTGGCCCGGCCGGGGACGCTGCCGAGCCTTCCCCGAGACGGCGATCCTCCCTCGGCATGA
- the secE gene encoding preprotein translocase subunit SecE has product MADDKREDPDQTPDTDADVADPESAPEGESEARGGTAVRTRATMPKRRSAPDADDDSDGKALTRKSKSRSKDKDGPERIGPIRFIQQCVAELRKVVWPSGSQWQQYFVVVLIFVVFMITVTSLLDLGYGTLLLRLFG; this is encoded by the coding sequence GTGGCAGACGACAAGCGGGAGGATCCGGACCAGACGCCGGACACCGACGCTGACGTTGCGGACCCCGAATCCGCGCCCGAGGGTGAGAGCGAGGCCCGCGGCGGGACTGCGGTGCGCACGCGCGCCACGATGCCCAAGCGTCGCAGTGCGCCCGACGCCGACGACGATTCCGACGGCAAGGCCCTCACCCGGAAGTCGAAGTCCAGGTCCAAGGACAAGGACGGCCCCGAGCGGATCGGCCCGATCCGCTTCATCCAGCAGTGCGTCGCCGAGTTGCGCAAGGTCGTCTGGCCGAGTGGCAGCCAGTGGCAGCAGTACTTCGTGGTGGTGCTGATCTTCGTCGTCTTCATGATCACCGTGACCAGCCTGCTCGACCTCGGGTACGGGACCTTGCTGTTGAGGTTGTTCGGCTGA
- a CDS encoding ATP-binding cassette domain-containing protein gives MSRPGAGVAPFLPRQEVRRRTARHAGGMDITSPSAPVIECRGLIKSYAGQRVLDGLDLCVPSGRVYTLLGRNGAGKSTTFKIMLGLIEPDAGQVRLLGQPWRRELLDRVGASVDGPAFYPQLSAGENLLVHARLLGLGRERSAEVLAAVGLAGVGRKPARSFSTGMKARLALAIALLADPPVLMLDEPQNGLDPEGIIELRELIRRLAAGGRTVLISSHQLGEIAQLTDDIGVLVGGRLAYQGTLRDFAPGGDVEAAYLEPTGAAR, from the coding sequence ATGAGCCGACCCGGAGCGGGTGTCGCCCCGTTCCTTCCCCGGCAGGAGGTACGCCGCCGCACCGCGCGCCACGCTGGCGGCATGGACATCACCTCCCCATCGGCGCCGGTGATCGAGTGTCGCGGGCTGATCAAGAGCTATGCCGGTCAGCGTGTGCTCGACGGCCTCGATCTGTGCGTACCCTCCGGCCGCGTCTACACGCTGCTCGGCCGCAACGGCGCCGGCAAGTCGACCACCTTCAAGATCATGTTGGGCCTGATCGAACCCGATGCGGGGCAGGTACGCCTGCTCGGCCAGCCCTGGCGGCGCGAACTGCTCGACCGGGTGGGCGCGTCGGTCGACGGGCCCGCCTTCTATCCGCAGCTCAGTGCCGGTGAGAACCTGCTCGTGCATGCGCGGCTGCTCGGACTGGGCCGCGAGCGGAGCGCGGAGGTGCTGGCTGCGGTCGGCCTCGCCGGGGTGGGACGCAAGCCGGCCCGCAGTTTCTCGACCGGCATGAAGGCCCGGCTGGCACTGGCCATCGCGCTGCTCGCCGACCCGCCGGTGCTGATGCTGGACGAGCCGCAGAACGGTCTCGACCCCGAGGGGATCATCGAGTTGCGCGAGCTGATCCGACGACTGGCGGCGGGTGGCCGGACGGTGTTGATCTCCAGCCACCAACTCGGCGAGATCGCCCAGCTCACCGACGACATCGGCGTCCTGGTCGGCGGCAGGTTGGCCTATCAGGGCACGCTGCGTGACTTCGCCCCGGGCGGCGACGTCGAGGCCGCCTATCTCGAGCCGACGGGGGCCGCGCGATGA
- a CDS encoding aminotransferase class I/II-fold pyridoxal phosphate-dependent enzyme, with product MPRLSELSENERAEFRAEQERAYAALQQAGLKLDLTRGKPAATQLDLSNELLELPGGKGIADDGTDTRNYGGQLGLTELRAIFAELLGVELDQVIAQDNSSLSLMHDLIAYAMLHGIGGGQRWAEQKIKFICPVPGYDRHFGICQHLGIEMVPVELGPHGPDVEAVRELAADPAVKGIWVVPMYANPSGAIYDEQTTRALLAMPAADDFRIFWDNAYAFHHLTAEEYAPLDVLGMAAEAGNPDRVYQFASTSKITFAGGGVSFLASSKANLDEYVGHAKFRSIGPDKVNHLRHVRFFGDAEGVRRLMREHRDQLAPKFDLVGQVLTERLGPHGVGEWEAPDGGYFVNLAVPDGTATRVVELAKQAGIALTPAGAAYPHGNDPRDRHIRIAPTFPPLPELEQAINGLATCVLLAAAES from the coding sequence ATGCCACGACTGTCGGAGCTGTCGGAGAACGAGCGCGCGGAGTTTCGCGCCGAGCAGGAGCGGGCGTACGCCGCGCTGCAGCAGGCCGGGCTGAAGCTCGACCTGACGCGTGGCAAGCCGGCCGCGACGCAGCTCGACCTGTCCAACGAACTGCTGGAACTGCCCGGTGGCAAGGGCATCGCCGACGATGGCACCGATACCCGCAACTACGGCGGCCAGCTCGGCCTGACCGAGCTGCGGGCGATCTTCGCCGAGCTGCTCGGGGTGGAGCTGGACCAGGTGATCGCCCAGGACAACTCCAGCCTGTCGCTGATGCACGACCTGATCGCGTACGCGATGTTGCACGGCATCGGCGGCGGCCAGCGCTGGGCCGAGCAGAAGATCAAGTTCATCTGCCCGGTGCCGGGCTATGACCGGCACTTCGGGATCTGCCAGCACCTCGGCATCGAGATGGTCCCGGTCGAGCTGGGTCCCCACGGGCCGGACGTCGAGGCGGTCCGCGAACTGGCGGCCGACCCCGCGGTCAAGGGGATCTGGGTCGTCCCGATGTATGCCAACCCGTCCGGCGCGATCTATGACGAGCAGACCACCCGGGCGCTGCTCGCGATGCCCGCCGCCGACGACTTCCGGATCTTCTGGGACAACGCGTATGCCTTCCACCACCTGACCGCCGAGGAGTACGCCCCGCTCGACGTGCTCGGGATGGCCGCGGAGGCCGGCAACCCCGACCGGGTCTACCAGTTCGCGTCCACCTCCAAGATCACCTTCGCCGGCGGCGGCGTCTCCTTCCTGGCGTCGTCGAAGGCCAACCTCGACGAGTACGTCGGGCACGCCAAGTTCCGTTCGATCGGCCCGGACAAGGTGAACCACCTGCGGCACGTGCGGTTCTTCGGCGACGCCGAGGGTGTACGCCGGCTGATGCGCGAGCACCGCGACCAGCTCGCGCCGAAGTTCGATCTGGTCGGCCAGGTGCTGACCGAGCGGCTCGGGCCGCACGGGGTCGGGGAGTGGGAGGCGCCGGACGGCGGCTACTTCGTGAATCTGGCGGTGCCGGACGGGACGGCGACCCGGGTGGTCGAGCTGGCCAAGCAGGCGGGCATCGCGCTGACGCCGGCCGGGGCGGCGTACCCCCATGGCAACGATCCGCGCGACCGGCACATCCGGATCGCGCCGACCTTCCCGCCGCTGCCGGAGCTGGAGCAGGCCATCAACGGCCTGGCCACCTGTGTGCTGCTGGCCGCCGCGGAGAGCTGA
- a CDS encoding sensor histidine kinase, producing MTWRRIPLGDWLLAAAAAAMAAVAGSFVVEFGPAPEYLAYLAIHLGLVAALLFRRAAVLPAFVATYGLLAALAVLIRVGRTNLGVTPLLFAAPLALYAVTRWAPDRRWGVAGLLLGIAGSFVSPISELGGGSLVVALHVLVMVAVYLWASQQRGIADRHRRELAEQERRHAERAAQAARDERALIAREVHDVVAHSLAVVQVQAATSLAIGDPDRLRGAMGDIRQVSSAALDEVRDLVGVLRVGDQASPTGDLTRIPGLVAAAGNAARLEVRLPDPDRLRGWQDAWPALARLTVLRIVQEGLANLIKHGGSRPTGRVLVELTDDRAAPRCHIMISNELDAGPGTGRAPGYGLIGLRERVALVVGSIEAGAQDGRFVLSAWIPVGTSDA from the coding sequence ATGACCTGGCGCCGGATCCCGCTCGGCGACTGGCTGCTCGCGGCGGCAGCGGCGGCGATGGCCGCGGTCGCCGGCAGCTTCGTCGTGGAGTTCGGCCCAGCGCCGGAATATCTCGCCTACCTCGCCATTCACCTCGGCCTGGTCGCCGCGCTGCTGTTCCGCCGGGCGGCCGTGCTGCCGGCATTCGTCGCGACCTACGGCCTGCTCGCCGCGCTGGCCGTGCTGATCCGGGTCGGTCGGACCAATCTCGGCGTCACGCCCCTGCTCTTCGCCGCGCCGCTGGCGTTGTATGCCGTCACCCGATGGGCCCCCGACCGCCGGTGGGGTGTCGCGGGCCTGCTCCTCGGGATCGCCGGGTCGTTCGTCAGCCCGATCAGCGAACTGGGGGGCGGTTCCCTCGTCGTCGCCCTGCACGTCCTGGTGATGGTCGCGGTCTACCTGTGGGCGAGCCAGCAGCGCGGTATCGCCGATCGGCACCGCCGGGAGCTGGCCGAACAGGAGCGTCGCCACGCCGAGCGCGCCGCGCAGGCCGCCCGCGACGAGCGTGCCCTGATCGCGCGCGAGGTGCACGACGTGGTCGCGCACAGCCTGGCCGTCGTCCAGGTCCAGGCCGCGACCTCGCTCGCGATCGGCGATCCCGATCGCCTGCGCGGCGCGATGGGTGACATCCGGCAGGTCAGCTCGGCCGCGCTGGACGAGGTACGCGATCTGGTCGGCGTGCTGAGAGTCGGCGACCAGGCGTCGCCGACCGGGGACCTGACCCGGATTCCCGGGCTGGTCGCGGCAGCCGGCAATGCGGCCCGGCTGGAGGTGCGGTTGCCGGACCCCGATCGGCTCCGGGGCTGGCAGGACGCGTGGCCCGCGCTCGCCCGGCTGACCGTCCTGCGGATCGTCCAGGAGGGGTTGGCGAATCTGATCAAGCACGGCGGCTCCCGACCGACCGGGCGGGTGCTGGTCGAGCTGACCGACGACCGGGCCGCGCCGCGCTGCCACATCATGATCAGCAACGAGCTGGACGCCGGGCCCGGCACCGGGCGGGCGCCGGGGTACGGGCTGATCGGGTTGCGCGAGCGGGTCGCCCTGGTCGTCGGCAGCATCGAGGCCGGCGCCCAGGACGGCCGATTCGTCCTCTCGGCATGGATACCCGTGGGGACCTCCGATGCCTGA